One part of the Candida albicans SC5314 chromosome R, complete sequence genome encodes these proteins:
- a CDS encoding uncharacterized protein (Ortholog(s) have role in hydrogen peroxide-mediated programmed cell death and cytoplasm, nucleus localization) produces MDDAELNAIRQARLAELQRNAAGGGSSTNPSSSSSGGAQDSAQENMTITILNRVLTNEARERLSRVKIVRPDRAQAVENYIIKLYSMGQIHQKLGEKDIVQILDGLSRDSQQKQQTKITFNRKNIAADDDEDDDDFFD; encoded by the coding sequence ATGGATGACGCAGAATTAAATGCTATTAGACAAGCAAGATTAGCAGAATTACAAAGAAATGCTGCCGGAGGTGGCAGTAGTACCAAtccatcttcttcttcttcggGTGGCGCACAAGACCTGGCACAAGAGAATATGACCATAACCATATTAAATCGAGTCTTAACTAATGAAGCTAGAGAAAGATTAAGTCGTGTAAAGATTGTTAGACCCGATAGAGCTCAAGCAGTAgaaaattatattattaaattatattcaatGGGTCAAATACATCAAAAACTTGGTGAAAAAGATATTGTGCAAATATTAGATGGATTAAGTAGAGATAGTCAACAAAagcaacaaacaaaaataactTTCAATAGGAAAAATATAGCtgctgatgatgatgaagatgacgatgatttctttgattaA